The following proteins come from a genomic window of Chryseobacterium glaciei:
- a CDS encoding DUF4256 domain-containing protein, which yields MKNNRKLSSEQADALLKTLKTRFEKNINRHKGLDWDKIQSKLEANPDKFWSLNEMEVTEGEPDVIDYDKKNDEYIFFDCSPESPKRRSLCYDYQAWEARKANKPENNVIDKALEMGIELLSEDQYRQLQQLGKFDLKTSSWIKTPANIRELGGAIFCDRRYNIVFTYHNGADSYYAARGFRGCLKV from the coding sequence ATGAAAAATAATAGAAAATTATCCTCCGAACAGGCAGACGCTCTCCTTAAAACATTAAAAACCCGTTTTGAAAAAAATATAAACCGTCACAAAGGTCTTGATTGGGATAAAATTCAGTCAAAATTGGAAGCAAATCCCGATAAATTTTGGTCATTAAATGAAATGGAAGTAACCGAAGGTGAACCGGATGTTATTGATTATGATAAAAAAAATGACGAATATATTTTCTTTGATTGTTCGCCAGAGAGCCCAAAACGGAGAAGTCTCTGCTACGATTATCAGGCTTGGGAAGCAAGAAAAGCCAATAAACCTGAAAATAATGTGATCGATAAAGCCCTGGAAATGGGCATTGAATTATTATCAGAAGATCAATATCGCCAACTTCAACAGCTCGGAAAGTTTGATTTAAAAACTTCAAGCTGGATTAAAACTCCCGCGAATATTAGAGAATTAGGTGGTGCTATTTTCTGTGATCGTCGTTACAATATCGTTTTCACGTACCATAACGGTGCAGATTCTTATTATGCAGCAAGAGGTTTTCGTGGCTGTTTGAAAGTATGA
- a CDS encoding DoxX family protein: METQNKSTKRNKIIYWIFTLWMSLGMVSTAIVQLMKNKDEVENFTRLGYPIYLMSIIGIWKILGVIVALIPKYPLLKEWAYAGFFFAMSGALVSHIIVGDPIGRTFPPLLLLIITCISWYFRPSDRKFI; encoded by the coding sequence ATGGAAACACAAAATAAATCAACAAAAAGAAATAAGATCATCTACTGGATTTTCACTCTTTGGATGTCTTTGGGAATGGTTTCAACAGCCATTGTTCAGCTGATGAAAAACAAAGATGAAGTAGAAAATTTCACAAGACTAGGTTACCCAATTTACTTAATGAGCATCATTGGAATATGGAAAATATTGGGAGTCATCGTTGCTTTAATTCCGAAATATCCATTATTAAAAGAATGGGCGTATGCCGGATTTTTCTTCGCAATGTCCGGAGCTTTGGTTTCCCATATCATTGTCGGAGATCCGATTGGCAGGACTTTTCCACCATTATTGCTTCTTATTATTACTTGTATTTCTTGGTATTTCCGACCATCAGACAGAAAATTTATTTAA
- a CDS encoding YdeI/OmpD-associated family protein: protein MNPKVDFFFDQAKQWQKEFEKLRAIALDTGLEEDLKWGCPCYTYDNKNIFLIHGFKEYCALLFFKGALMNDSDNILIQQSENVQVARQIRFTDLKEIVDLEKIIKNYMFEALEVEKSGIKVEMKETKQFEMIEEFQRKLEENSALKKAFEDLTPGRQRAYLLHFSSAKQSKTRESRIEKCIPDILIGKGIND, encoded by the coding sequence ATGAATCCTAAAGTTGATTTCTTCTTTGACCAAGCCAAACAATGGCAGAAAGAATTTGAAAAATTAAGAGCAATCGCTCTGGACACAGGGCTTGAGGAAGACCTAAAATGGGGATGCCCCTGCTACACTTATGATAACAAAAATATTTTTTTGATCCATGGATTTAAAGAATATTGCGCACTCCTATTTTTCAAAGGTGCTTTGATGAATGATTCCGACAATATTTTAATCCAACAATCTGAAAATGTTCAGGTTGCGAGACAGATTCGATTTACGGATTTAAAAGAAATTGTTGATTTAGAGAAAATCATTAAAAACTATATGTTTGAAGCTCTTGAAGTAGAAAAATCAGGTATAAAAGTAGAAATGAAAGAAACCAAACAATTTGAAATGATCGAAGAATTTCAAAGAAAGTTAGAGGAAAATTCAGCCTTAAAAAAAGCTTTTGAAGATTTAACTCCCGGAAGACAAAGAGCCTATCTACTCCATTTTTCTTCGGCAAAACAATCAAAAACCCGTGAGTCAAGGATTGAAAAATGTATTCCCGACATACTTATCGGAAAAGGCATAAATGACTAA
- a CDS encoding SRPBCC family protein, with the protein MELKTKIQAEDNKQEILITREFDLPLELLFKAYTEAELVEQWMGTKVLKLDNQQHGGYQFETSNPQGDVVFRANGTIHEFVHNQKITRTFQMENTPFPVQLEFLEFEKLTENTSKIVIKTIYKSVDYRDQILKLPFAQGLNMAHNRLQIIFSKKA; encoded by the coding sequence ATGGAACTAAAAACGAAAATCCAAGCCGAAGATAACAAGCAGGAAATCCTTATTACAAGAGAGTTTGATTTGCCTTTAGAACTATTATTCAAAGCTTATACAGAAGCCGAATTGGTTGAGCAATGGATGGGAACAAAAGTTTTAAAACTTGATAATCAGCAACATGGCGGATATCAGTTTGAAACATCAAATCCTCAAGGCGATGTCGTTTTCCGCGCCAATGGAACAATTCACGAATTTGTTCATAATCAAAAAATTACGAGAACTTTCCAAATGGAAAACACTCCTTTTCCGGTTCAGTTAGAATTTTTAGAATTTGAAAAATTAACGGAAAATACAAGCAAAATAGTAATTAAAACTATTTACAAATCAGTCGATTACAGAGATCAAATCCTTAAACTTCCATTTGCACAAGGCTTAAATATGGCTCATAATCGTCTGCAGATTATTTTTTCTAAAAAAGCTTAA
- a CDS encoding ArsR/SmtB family transcription factor, translated as MNLRRDVFQAIADPTRRSILMLVATQSMTAGAIASNFDTARPTVSKHLQILTACELLIQEQNGREMIYHLNPNKMKEIADFIEPFRQMWDEKFNKLESVMKAYQQKK; from the coding sequence ATGAATTTAAGACGAGATGTTTTTCAGGCCATAGCAGATCCTACAAGAAGATCGATTCTTATGTTGGTTGCCACACAATCTATGACGGCTGGTGCTATTGCTTCAAATTTTGATACAGCCAGACCTACTGTTTCAAAGCATCTGCAGATCCTCACAGCATGTGAATTATTAATTCAGGAACAAAATGGTCGCGAAATGATCTATCATCTCAATCCAAATAAAATGAAAGAAATTGCCGATTTTATCGAACCTTTTCGTCAAATGTGGGACGAAAAATTCAATAAATTAGAAAGCGTAATGAAAGCCTATCAACAGAAAAAATAG
- a CDS encoding FAD-dependent oxidoreductase, protein MLLKNKNVAIIGAGPAGLILAKLLQQEGINVTVYERDKDPKVRIWGGTLDLHKGSGQDAMKKAGLLESYYAKAIPMGRTVVDEQSKVLFIKNSIPENQYDNPEINRNDLRQILLDSLTPNTVIWDRKFTEFEEENEKWLLHFENKMIATADLVIGANGGMSKAKKFVTDAEVEYTGTFIIQGEVFQPEIQCSEFFQLCNNNILMLADNGINLVANPNNNGALTYNVTFRKPEKWIHENDLNFQNTENIAEFLSNILPDWDECYHQLFRSTNFFAGLPTRKISIDKAWKNNRPLPITLIGDAAHVMPPFAGQGANTGLLDALILSENLITGKFETLESAINDYEQQMKIYVSQAQLETGKNEIAMHQSGFSFQKRFD, encoded by the coding sequence ATGTTATTAAAGAATAAAAATGTAGCCATTATTGGCGCAGGACCGGCTGGTTTAATCTTAGCAAAATTACTACAGCAAGAAGGAATAAATGTAACTGTTTACGAAAGAGATAAAGACCCAAAAGTAAGAATTTGGGGTGGAACATTAGATCTGCACAAAGGTTCAGGACAGGATGCTATGAAAAAAGCAGGATTACTGGAAAGTTATTATGCTAAAGCGATTCCGATGGGAAGAACAGTAGTTGATGAACAGAGCAAAGTTTTATTCATTAAAAATTCAATACCCGAAAATCAATACGATAATCCTGAGATCAATAGAAATGATTTAAGACAAATCTTACTAGACAGCTTAACACCAAATACTGTGATTTGGGACAGAAAATTCACCGAATTTGAAGAAGAAAACGAAAAATGGCTCCTACATTTTGAAAATAAGATGATTGCAACCGCAGATCTTGTAATAGGAGCCAATGGCGGAATGTCCAAAGCCAAAAAATTTGTTACAGATGCAGAAGTAGAGTATACCGGAACTTTTATTATACAGGGTGAAGTTTTTCAGCCTGAAATACAATGTTCAGAGTTTTTTCAATTATGCAACAACAATATATTAATGCTGGCTGATAATGGAATTAATTTAGTGGCAAATCCTAATAACAACGGTGCATTAACGTATAATGTAACGTTCAGAAAACCTGAAAAATGGATTCATGAAAATGACTTAAATTTTCAAAATACAGAAAATATTGCTGAGTTTCTATCCAATATACTTCCTGATTGGGACGAATGTTATCATCAATTATTCCGTTCAACAAACTTTTTTGCAGGATTGCCGACAAGAAAAATTTCTATAGATAAAGCTTGGAAAAACAATCGTCCTTTACCAATAACTTTGATTGGAGATGCAGCCCACGTAATGCCTCCTTTTGCTGGTCAGGGCGCTAATACAGGATTATTGGATGCCTTAATTTTATCTGAAAACTTAATCACCGGAAAGTTTGAAACCTTAGAAAGTGCCATCAACGATTATGAACAGCAAATGAAAATTTATGTAAGTCAGGCACAACTCGAAACAGGTAAAAATGAAATTGCAATGCATCAATCCGGATTTTCTTTTCAGAAAAGATTTGATTAA
- a CDS encoding FAD-dependent monooxygenase, giving the protein MELLKEKSVLISGASIAGLSTAYWMNRLGYKVTVIELSAKSRTAGAAIDIKGMAFEISKRMGIFEQLKANRLNVEKIEFKNADDISEGSIILNEDPESIDDEIEIERDQFMNILFDKLKNDVEFIFNNNITALNETQDNIQVSFKNSLQRSFDLVLGCDGIHSGVRRIWFGEEMEYSHFLGAYFSITIADKLLIKQKTMQMYNVPDKAVTLNAYNHKTDIIFCFFSEKEITYDYRNEDQQRKIILKQFEGQSWRTAELLEEVQNSEFFYFDKFCQIKMPSWTKGRVALIGDAGYCASPAAGMGGSLSMIGAATLADALEKYDGNFTLAFQEYNQNLRPFIEEVQATAALNITENFIPRTEKAIRQRNTQIISF; this is encoded by the coding sequence ATGGAATTATTAAAAGAAAAATCAGTCCTCATTTCTGGCGCAAGTATTGCCGGACTTTCAACCGCTTACTGGATGAATAGATTAGGTTATAAAGTAACTGTTATTGAACTCTCAGCCAAATCCCGAACTGCCGGAGCAGCAATTGATATCAAAGGCATGGCTTTCGAAATTTCTAAACGAATGGGAATTTTTGAGCAGCTAAAAGCAAACAGACTGAACGTCGAAAAGATAGAATTTAAAAATGCTGACGATATTTCAGAAGGCTCAATAATTTTGAACGAAGATCCCGAATCTATCGATGATGAAATCGAAATTGAACGCGATCAGTTTATGAATATTTTATTTGATAAACTGAAAAATGACGTTGAATTTATTTTCAACAACAACATCACAGCTTTAAATGAAACACAAGACAATATACAAGTTAGTTTTAAAAATAGTTTACAACGTTCGTTTGATTTGGTATTAGGTTGCGACGGCATTCATTCGGGGGTGAGAAGAATCTGGTTTGGTGAAGAAATGGAATATTCTCATTTTTTGGGAGCTTATTTTTCAATTACAATTGCTGATAAGCTTTTAATTAAACAAAAAACAATGCAAATGTACAACGTGCCCGACAAGGCTGTTACATTGAATGCTTACAACCATAAAACCGATATTATTTTCTGCTTTTTTTCAGAAAAAGAGATTACTTATGATTATCGAAATGAAGATCAACAAAGAAAAATTATTCTGAAACAGTTTGAAGGACAAAGCTGGAGAACCGCAGAATTACTGGAAGAAGTACAAAATTCCGAATTCTTTTACTTCGATAAATTCTGCCAGATAAAAATGCCGTCATGGACAAAAGGTAGAGTAGCGCTGATAGGCGATGCCGGATATTGTGCTTCTCCCGCCGCAGGAATGGGCGGTTCATTATCTATGATCGGAGCTGCAACATTAGCGGATGCTTTGGAAAAATATGACGGTAATTTTACCCTTGCATTTCAAGAATATAATCAGAATTTGAGACCATTTATTGAAGAAGTTCAGGCTACCGCAGCACTAAACATTACCGAAAATTTCATTCCAAGAACGGAAAAAGCTATCCGTCAAAGAAATACGCAAATCATTAGCTTTTAA
- a CDS encoding helix-turn-helix domain-containing protein codes for MNKKTKSIPVNSMADERSPGIVMERVSFDHSIINEEEKQSHRHDLHSFFLLEKGTVSIEIDFQKYEIKESSVIYIHPDQVHYTTSTENITVSTWALNSEYLNPEYLKLLDEIRPVKPLLLDQETFSLISEAVSLSLKYYARKNEKLYHSLLKDSCNTLVALVISQYLEHNQPLEKLSRFEIVTKVFKQILEQKYITVKRPSEYAQVLNISTPYLNECIKNTTGYSVSYHIQQRIVLEAKRLLYHSDQSVKEIATALGYDDYPYFSRLFTKVTGMTPLAFRNKNRD; via the coding sequence ATGAATAAAAAGACAAAATCAATTCCTGTTAATTCCATGGCTGATGAACGCAGTCCGGGCATTGTCATGGAAAGAGTGTCTTTTGACCATTCAATAATTAATGAAGAGGAAAAACAGTCGCATCGGCACGATCTTCATTCATTTTTCTTGCTTGAAAAAGGTACAGTTTCCATTGAAATTGATTTTCAAAAATATGAAATTAAAGAATCATCTGTCATTTACATTCATCCTGATCAGGTGCATTACACAACATCTACCGAGAATATAACCGTCAGCACCTGGGCACTCAACAGTGAATATCTGAATCCTGAATATCTAAAATTATTGGATGAAATCAGACCTGTAAAACCTTTACTATTAGACCAGGAAACATTTTCCCTTATTTCTGAGGCGGTATCACTTTCTTTAAAATACTACGCCCGAAAAAACGAAAAACTCTATCATTCTTTGTTAAAAGATAGCTGTAATACGTTGGTAGCATTGGTTATTTCTCAATATTTAGAACATAATCAACCTTTGGAAAAATTGTCTAGGTTTGAAATTGTTACCAAAGTTTTTAAACAAATTTTAGAACAGAAATATATAACTGTAAAACGTCCGTCAGAGTATGCCCAAGTACTCAATATTTCTACGCCTTACCTAAATGAGTGCATCAAAAACACTACCGGTTATTCAGTTTCTTATCACATTCAGCAACGTATTGTTTTAGAAGCCAAACGTTTGCTTTATCATTCAGATCAGTCTGTAAAAGAGATTGCTACAGCATTAGGGTATGACGATTATCCTTATTTTTCACGCCTTTTTACTAAAGTTACCGGAATGACTCCTTTAGCTTTTCGAAACAAAAACCGCGATTAG
- a CDS encoding VOC family protein: MEDQNNQAEQSNSIDTTPKVTGIGGIFFFTDNPKETREWYAKNLGLDTNDWGSTFESRNINNPEEINALQWSPFKNGSEYFAPSKKEFMINYRVQNIEGLVKNLKENGVTVVDEIVAHEYGKFVHIMDADGNKIELWEPA; encoded by the coding sequence ATGGAAGACCAAAACAATCAAGCAGAACAATCAAACTCAATTGATACAACCCCAAAAGTAACAGGAATTGGCGGAATTTTCTTTTTCACAGACAATCCAAAGGAAACCAGAGAATGGTATGCGAAAAATTTAGGATTAGACACCAATGATTGGGGTTCAACTTTTGAATCCAGAAACATTAATAATCCAGAAGAAATCAACGCTTTACAATGGAGTCCCTTCAAAAATGGAAGTGAATATTTCGCGCCTTCAAAGAAGGAATTTATGATCAATTACAGAGTTCAGAATATTGAAGGATTAGTAAAAAATCTTAAAGAAAACGGCGTAACTGTAGTTGACGAAATTGTAGCTCATGAATACGGAAAATTTGTACATATTATGGATGCAGACGGCAATAAAATAGAGCTTTGGGAGCCTGCATGA
- a CDS encoding helix-turn-helix domain-containing protein — protein MQHREFEPAEELRNSIQCFWYDKREFGEVESGFEVIPDGYAEIIFHFGNGCSISNKGNIEPLPSPFMIGLLNQPVNFYSKNSLEIIGIRCFPWSIFDLLELPSGKDGIRVFEHSITQLQPILAQYIQNGRVDEAISQVEQYFLNTLQISNDTTLSKAGNAMREAKGTMPVNQIATEAHSTVRTLERKFKQSSGHTVKDVSGLIRFEQVRNQLWIDPESNLASLAVELGYTDQAHLSREFKRYSGTTPAVFARNAKKGKRIISSDFITFKQTKI, from the coding sequence ATGCAACACCGAGAATTTGAACCTGCTGAAGAGTTACGAAATAGCATCCAATGTTTTTGGTATGACAAAAGAGAATTCGGAGAAGTAGAATCTGGTTTTGAAGTAATTCCCGATGGTTATGCAGAAATTATTTTTCATTTCGGAAACGGCTGCAGCATTTCTAATAAAGGAAATATAGAACCTTTGCCTTCACCATTTATGATAGGACTTCTTAATCAACCTGTCAATTTTTATTCAAAAAACAGCTTAGAAATTATTGGAATCAGATGTTTCCCTTGGAGTATTTTTGATTTGCTTGAATTACCCTCAGGAAAAGATGGAATACGTGTTTTTGAACATTCTATAACCCAACTTCAACCTATTTTAGCTCAATATATTCAGAATGGTAGAGTAGATGAAGCAATATCTCAGGTAGAACAGTATTTCCTGAATACATTACAAATTTCTAACGATACGACACTCTCAAAAGCAGGAAATGCAATGAGAGAAGCAAAAGGAACGATGCCTGTAAACCAAATAGCAACGGAAGCTCATTCAACTGTTCGTACATTGGAAAGAAAATTCAAGCAATCATCTGGTCATACGGTAAAAGACGTATCGGGTTTGATTCGGTTTGAACAAGTTCGAAATCAATTATGGATAGATCCGGAATCTAATCTTGCTTCTTTAGCCGTTGAATTGGGATATACCGATCAGGCTCATTTAAGCAGAGAATTTAAGCGATACAGTGGAACGACACCAGCTGTATTTGCTCGAAATGCGAAGAAAGGGAAACGAATAATAAGCAGTGATTTTATCACTTTTAAACAAACTAAAATTTAA
- a CDS encoding SDR family oxidoreductase yields MKSDHIVQKSLRGKTVVITGGSSGVGRAVAEAFALEGCNIVVAARGKEALDETVSLCRDLDVAAIGVPTDVSVAEQVENLAQTALQFNGRIDIWVNNAGVMASGKFEEIPMKLNEQVIKTNLFGYMHGAYSALPIFKKQNDGILINNVSIGGFMPAPYSAVYSATKFGIRGMMECLHGEISDFPNVHICNLYPQIQRSTGNMHSAKYSGLDFKIPPFAADPRDTAAKIVELAKNPRKDLFPDAVSLILKNVYGLFPKPIMNIASAGMRLMMKVKKAPSDDGNVLYQSSEPHRIYGETMFPVPSRKTKMAVLAGVGLGLAYMLLANRSSNKD; encoded by the coding sequence ATGAAATCAGATCATATAGTACAAAAAAGCCTTAGAGGAAAAACAGTAGTTATTACGGGTGGAAGCAGTGGCGTTGGACGGGCAGTTGCAGAAGCTTTTGCATTGGAAGGATGTAACATTGTTGTTGCTGCAAGAGGTAAAGAAGCGTTAGACGAAACCGTAAGTTTATGCAGAGATCTAGATGTAGCAGCCATTGGTGTGCCTACAGATGTTTCGGTAGCTGAACAGGTTGAAAATCTGGCACAGACTGCTCTACAGTTTAACGGAAGAATTGATATCTGGGTCAATAACGCAGGAGTAATGGCTAGCGGAAAGTTTGAAGAAATTCCGATGAAACTTAATGAACAAGTGATTAAAACCAATTTGTTTGGCTATATGCATGGCGCCTATTCAGCATTGCCAATTTTTAAAAAACAGAATGACGGAATTCTTATTAATAATGTTTCGATTGGCGGATTTATGCCTGCTCCGTACAGCGCAGTTTATTCAGCAACCAAATTTGGAATTCGCGGGATGATGGAATGTCTTCACGGAGAAATTTCAGATTTCCCCAACGTTCATATTTGTAATCTCTATCCACAAATTCAACGGTCTACGGGAAATATGCATTCTGCAAAATATTCGGGATTGGATTTTAAAATTCCTCCTTTTGCGGCAGATCCAAGAGATACAGCAGCGAAAATAGTCGAACTGGCAAAAAATCCGCGAAAAGATCTATTTCCGGATGCAGTTTCGTTAATTCTTAAAAATGTCTACGGATTATTTCCAAAACCAATCATGAATATTGCTTCTGCCGGAATGCGATTAATGATGAAAGTTAAAAAAGCTCCTTCCGATGACGGAAACGTGTTATATCAATCCTCAGAACCGCACAGAATTTATGGTGAAACGATGTTTCCGGTTCCTTCAAGGAAAACTAAAATGGCTGTGTTAGCCGGAGTTGGTCTTGGGTTGGCTTATATGTTATTGGCAAACCGATCTTCAAATAAAGATTAA
- a CDS encoding aldo/keto reductase, whose protein sequence is MKTEVLIEKHRLGLGGVAIGTAFENISDEEANSILQEAWDLGIRYYDTSPWYGLTKSERRFGNFLQNKDRNDFVFSTKVGRLFTEVPESEVPPTMWKKPLNYDFKHDYTADAIKRSIDESLQRTGLSHIDIVYVHDLSEDQVGDRYPYFLEQAKKGAFKVLSELRDQGVIKAWGMGVNKIEPILDCLEAADPDICLSATQYSILEHEDALDRLLPAVKKAGVKLVSGAGYNSGFIAGRDRYNYKDVIPKGMTEKRDRIDEIANKYDINIIDAALHFVLAADEFAAIIPGASKPQQVQDNVNALQKVIPTDFWNELKAEGLIYEKAQVPKV, encoded by the coding sequence ATGAAAACAGAGGTTCTAATAGAAAAACACAGGCTCGGATTAGGTGGAGTAGCAATAGGAACAGCTTTTGAAAATATTTCTGATGAAGAAGCAAACAGCATTTTACAGGAAGCATGGGATTTAGGAATAAGATATTATGATACTTCCCCTTGGTATGGTCTTACAAAAAGCGAAAGAAGATTTGGAAATTTCCTTCAAAATAAAGACAGAAATGATTTTGTTTTTTCAACCAAAGTGGGAAGACTTTTTACAGAAGTTCCGGAATCTGAAGTTCCACCAACCATGTGGAAAAAGCCCTTGAATTATGATTTTAAACATGATTACACCGCAGACGCAATTAAAAGATCAATTGATGAAAGCTTACAAAGAACAGGCTTGAGTCATATTGATATTGTTTACGTTCACGATCTGTCTGAAGATCAGGTAGGAGACAGGTATCCATACTTTTTGGAACAGGCAAAAAAAGGAGCTTTTAAAGTTCTTTCCGAATTGAGAGATCAAGGTGTGATAAAAGCTTGGGGAATGGGCGTCAATAAGATCGAACCTATTTTAGACTGTCTCGAAGCTGCTGATCCTGATATTTGTCTTTCTGCAACACAATATTCAATTTTAGAGCATGAAGATGCTCTCGACAGATTACTTCCTGCCGTAAAAAAAGCCGGAGTGAAACTGGTTTCAGGTGCAGGGTATAATTCAGGATTTATAGCCGGAAGAGACCGATATAATTACAAAGATGTGATTCCAAAAGGGATGACAGAAAAACGTGATCGAATAGATGAAATTGCAAACAAATATGATATCAATATCATCGATGCAGCGCTTCATTTTGTGTTGGCCGCTGATGAATTTGCAGCGATAATTCCTGGAGCAAGCAAGCCGCAGCAGGTTCAGGATAATGTAAATGCACTTCAAAAAGTTATTCCAACAGATTTTTGGAATGAATTGAAAGCGGAAGGATTAATTTATGAAAAAGCACAGGTTCCAAAAGTATAG
- a CDS encoding lmo0937 family membrane protein translates to MKSLLWLVAVICIIVWLLGMLNIVPGISTSYLIHVLLVIAIVVILYNIISGRKPLD, encoded by the coding sequence ATGAAAAGTTTATTATGGTTAGTAGCAGTCATTTGTATTATTGTATGGCTATTGGGGATGTTAAATATTGTACCGGGAATTAGTACAAGTTATTTAATTCATGTGTTATTAGTAATTGCCATTGTTGTAATTCTTTATAATATTATTTCGGGCAGAAAACCGCTTGATTAA
- a CDS encoding bifunctional helix-turn-helix transcriptional regulator/GNAT family N-acetyltransferase: MDFYNRTGKMAIGSRLRLLTGKVTEDAAKIYELYNIEFSPKWFPVFFILMENGGKTITEIAEEIGHSQPSVTKIIKEMTTADLVNSNLQSDDKRRNVVGLTKKGIEVSKTLEIQCADIENAIESMTAEASHNLWEAIAEWEFLLEKKSLFKRVLDQKKNRESKDVQIVEYQPKYQEAFRALNEEWISTYFEMEEADYKALDNPKEYILDKGGKIFVALYKDEPLGVCALIKMNDGNYDFEMAKMAVSPKAQGKSIGWLLGQKVVDSAKELGASKLYLESNTILKPAINLYYKLGFEKVAGHATPYKRCNIQMELVL; the protein is encoded by the coding sequence ATGGATTTTTATAACAGAACAGGAAAAATGGCGATTGGAAGCAGATTAAGATTGCTGACAGGAAAAGTAACCGAAGATGCTGCTAAGATCTATGAATTGTACAATATAGAATTTTCTCCAAAATGGTTTCCGGTATTTTTTATTTTAATGGAAAATGGTGGAAAAACAATCACCGAAATAGCTGAAGAAATTGGGCATTCTCAACCATCTGTAACTAAGATTATTAAAGAAATGACTACTGCAGATCTAGTTAATTCAAATTTGCAGTCGGATGATAAAAGAAGAAATGTTGTAGGATTGACTAAAAAGGGAATTGAGGTTTCCAAAACATTAGAAATCCAATGTGCTGACATTGAAAACGCAATTGAAAGCATGACAGCCGAAGCTTCACACAACCTTTGGGAAGCAATTGCCGAGTGGGAGTTTCTTTTAGAGAAAAAATCTCTTTTTAAACGTGTTTTAGACCAGAAAAAAAACAGAGAAAGTAAAGATGTACAAATCGTTGAATATCAACCAAAATATCAGGAAGCTTTCCGAGCTTTGAATGAAGAATGGATCTCCACGTATTTTGAAATGGAGGAAGCCGATTACAAAGCATTAGACAATCCCAAAGAATATATCTTAGATAAAGGCGGGAAAATATTTGTGGCTTTATACAAAGATGAACCTTTAGGTGTTTGCGCTCTTATTAAAATGAATGATGGAAATTACGATTTCGAAATGGCAAAAATGGCCGTATCACCCAAAGCACAAGGAAAAAGTATCGGTTGGCTGTTGGGACAAAAAGTTGTGGATTCAGCCAAAGAATTAGGCGCTTCAAAGCTTTATCTTGAAAGCAATACGATCCTTAAACCTGCTATCAATCTTTATTATAAGTTAGGTTTTGAAAAAGTTGCTGGACATGCCACGCCTTACAAACGATGCAATATCCAAATGGAATTGGTTTTATAA